CTAATCAGAGCCCAGCTTTCGAAAATTTAGACCGGTCCAACAGTTGATGGGGCGGGCCGACCGAGGTACTGCGTTCCTCGCATCGTTGAAACGAAGCCCAACACCGATGCCAAGCCTCAATTGACCGGAATCAAGGCCGCTACGGCGAGGCGGAACCGCTAACCCATTCTATAACTGTATCAATCATGTCATAAAAAATACGTGTTACTGCATCATTAAGGCTAAATGGCGCGACTTCAGAGCCGCCTTCCGAACTACTTTCGGAACCACCCTCAAGATCGCCTTCCGGCGCCCCCTCGGCTGCGGCCTCGCCCTCGCCTTCGCCCTCGCCCTCGCCTTCGCCTTCGCCTTCGCCTTCGTCTTCGCCCTCGCCCTCGCCCTCGCCCTCGCCCTCGCCTTCGCCGGCCTGCTGGTCACCCTCTTGCGTCGCCTGGATCTGCGGTGGCGTCGCCGGCTGCGGCGGCAGGGCGGCAGTGGCTGAGCCGTAAAGCGCCTGGATCTGGGCCGCCGGCATGATCACCGGCGGTGCCGGAGGTTGCGAGAAGCTCAGAACCTGCGTCGTCTGGTTGGCCACGTTAAGGACGATCGTGCCGGCGTCGTTGGAGACCGATAGCTCGCCCACCGTGCCGTCGTCGTTGACCAACAGCGTGATGGTATTGACCTCGCCCTCGGCCTGCGCCTGGCCCGCCACCCGCGTTCCGCGGATGCCGATGGTGGCCACCGGCGTGCGTACCACCATGGCGTCCGGACCCGACTTGGCAATCTGGCCAGAGACGAAGCTGAAAACACCCTGCACCACCGAGAACGATGACGTGCCTTCGCTGTTCTCCGGGTCGAAGACCAGCTCGTCCATCACCATGCGGCCGTCCTCGCCCAGCGAGAACGTCGTGGTATCGATGAAGACGCCGCCGACGGAGGCGCCCGAGCCGGTTTCGATGACGTCACCCTGGAAGATCGCCGAACCCGAGGTCAGCGTTACCTCGGTGCCGTCGGCCCGGGTTGCCGTGGCCGTGCCTTCGAGGGTTTGTACCTGGCCGATGGGTGGCGTTGCCGCGGCCTGGCCGGCCTGGGCGGATTGCGCCGGCGCCACCGGTCCGGCCAAGGCTTCGGCCAGATCAGGCGAGATCCGCGAGCCGCCCTCGGTGATCAGCGTTGGCGGAGCATCGCTGGAGAAGTAGTCCCGCACCACAACGGTCTGGCCGTCCGGCCCGACCAGCACCAAGTCAGCGCCTTCACGGACATATTCGGCAACGAGAAGAAAATGCCCTCCCGGGACGGTAACTGATGCCCCCGAAACCTCAAGCACTAGAGGAGCGTTAGCCGCCGGCACGATCGGGGCACTGGCGCTAGCCGGCTCGACCGCCCAGATCAAGCCAAGAAGAAGAAGGATTGGTTGCAGCTTGTTGGCTGTCATATGCC
This portion of the Alphaproteobacteria bacterium genome encodes:
- a CDS encoding FecR domain-containing protein, which gives rise to MLVGPDGQTVVVRDYFSSDAPPTLITEGGSRISPDLAEALAGPVAPAQSAQAGQAAATPPIGQVQTLEGTATATRADGTEVTLTSGSAIFQGDVIETGSGASVGGVFIDTTTFSLGEDGRMVMDELVFDPENSEGTSSFSVVQGVFSFVSGQIAKSGPDAMVVRTPVATIGIRGTRVAGQAQAEGEVNTITLLVNDDGTVGELSVSNDAGTIVLNVANQTTQVLSFSQPPAPPVIMPAAQIQALYGSATAALPPQPATPPQIQATQEGDQQAGEGEGEGEGEGEGEDEGEGEGEGEGEGEGEGEAAAEGAPEGDLEGGSESSSEGGSEVAPFSLNDAVTRIFYDMIDTVIEWVSGSASP